A region of Drosophila mauritiana strain mau12 chromosome 3L, ASM438214v1, whole genome shotgun sequence DNA encodes the following proteins:
- the LOC117139445 gene encoding uncharacterized protein LOC117139445 isoform X4 — translation MADVSLFFGGLPAILLKPDTIYRIGRQKGLEISIADESMELAHATACILRRGVVRLAALVGKIFVNDQEETVVDIGMEDALAGKVKLRLGNVEARLEFGEDHDEVHDSSGFGECLKNGLNNTTLDSMDVPETQPPSANTSVNTTSDSLFIPETQAVVCERPSTGERVSLGEDFMIPETQDMLADLPPEPPVFKPPLIPVVDNPDPTMNSDGESSQGSIIRMCTQDYNEDAIDDFDTSQVLCDVLLPLPPPPAPIKGLENQDTKRDQLDTTDMEMSALNWSASNSKCCALSSTKADDILPRGDACITPDLTAPSVDRNICTPDLFDLIMVRDGRRDGSSSPDPFVRPADNTNTATPQFGGVKTLVVATIETPTATPDTNSPSSQEKYQDMIDTQRFPRHKLLESDEEDNEQNNQDFVATQAFNLGRPQAPEGNEANQDFIATQAFNLAPPQKVDSPKPSTANDAPNQDFIETQAFNLGLPQENIALPENNETSNQDLIATQAFPAKINSSRCQDFVATQPFHVVNQHAVSLQDKENIPLKDSAKLAPGTVLTSPVNPNEESIPFFEPCVIKDKNHYQKICQIEGVFSNVSNKSRGRTDGTGFGRLKRTAKSESPPGTPSRKGRRISEGSEKPGSNFKERLNNLVDKKSEAPNKSVIGEHGIDSIPEEITKEDKSDSEEEADSFKNVVNQLQSRRSRIQSRLGTPGSSLERNEVNADMVDKSKEEPPTKNIRARKAKKADTKEPDSSKDIPKPTARTRRQTSDEDDRMPGLGKGRKAKNTASSKADTSKNIERAKGSKRVTRQNSADDAELPEEDSSVQTERGKKAKVKSSKEETSKDIPKAKPRTRRQTADEDAMTPKAEKERQVQGEEPKDMPKPAARTRRKASAEETESVTEAVKPKRGGKAKKTETTTAEPMIRTRRMTVSEGCSTQTKVKAAGALIKRAVVRISRVSIEQLESSTSAGNNAKVTGSAKSCSATSSNEEPSSSSAAAKGPNVSTATTRATRTTRAATSGSATPTADQLSTTGRRPKRLASGEEPTSSSDVPTKKPKMSADEVLKNRSGATTTRFSQPDADPLKALNLYVRKAKTTTGKIKVAFTMCNRPALESVLKSLKHVVEITEDPLQCDLLVMDKGERTYKFLTVIASNKPVLSTNWLHSVKKTRSIDIKADHLFSDPTFEETYKFKPSSVLEHPRLLYGMHFMLGQDIVPKATEMKVIIHSAGGKVHAQPPSLAISVDLYVVTTNKDTKSKRRLNNYERVHFIKTEAVMQALVQHNIEMLQEHTLKL, via the exons ATGGCAGATGTAAGCCTGTTTTTTGGCGGTTTGCCGGCCATTCTCCTGAAACCGGATACAATTTACCGCATTGGGAGACAGAAAGGCCTGGAAATAAGCATCGCAGATGAG TCAATGGAGCTGGCCCACGCCACCGCCTGCATACTGCGCCGAGGTGTGGTGCGCCTGGCCGCCCTGGTGGGCAAGATCTTTGTGAACGACCAGGAGGAGACCGTGGTGGACATCGGCATGGAGGACGCCTTGGCCGGCAAGGTGAAACTCCGCCTTGGCAATGTGGAGGCCAGGCTGGAGTTTGGAGAAGATCACGATGAG GTCCACGACAGCAGCGGATTCGGGGAATGCCTGAAGAACGGATTAAACAACACGACATTGGACAGCATGGATGTTCCGGAAACACAGCCTCCATCCGCCAACACGTCAGTCAACACAACGTCAGATAGCTTATTCATACCCGAGACCCAGGCGGTGGTCTGCGAAAGGCCTTCGACCGGCGAAAGAGTGTCGCTGGGCGAAGACTTCATGATACCCGAAACGCAGGACATGCTTGCGGATCTTCCACCTGAACCACCAGTGTTTAAACCCCCGCTTATTCCTGTAGTTGATAACCCAGATCCGACGATGAACAGCGATGGGGAATCATCTCAGGGCAGCATTATACGCATGTGCACCCAGGATTATAATGAGGATGCCATCGATGACTTCGATACCTCTCAGGTCCTCTGCGATGTTCTGCTGCCTCTTCCGCCGCCACCAGCACCCATTAAAGGTCTTGAAAATCAGGATACTAAGCGGG ATCAACTGGACACCACCGACATGGAAATGAGTGCCTTGAACTGGTCGGCTAGCAATTCCAAATGCTGTGCCCTGAGTAGCACCAAAGCGGATGATATACTGCCGCGTGGCGATGCCTGCATTACACCCGATTTGACCGCTCCCTCCGTAGATAGAAATATCTGCACACCCGATCTATTTGACCTGATCATGGTAAGGGATGGGAGGCGCGATGGCTCCAGCAGTCCAGATCCGTTCGTTCGTCCTGCGGACAATACAAATACCGCCACACCGCAGTTTGGCGGAGTTAAAACGCTGGTTGTGGCGACAATAGAGACCCCCACTGCCACTCCTGATACGAATAGCCCATCTAGTCAGGAAAAGTATCAAGATATGATAGACACTCAACGATTTCCACGACATAAATTGTTGGAAAGTGACGAGGAAGACAATGAGCAAAACAACCAAGACTTCGTGGCTACTCAGGCGTTTAACTTAGGACGTCCGCAGGCACCAGAAGGTAACGAAGCCAATCAAGATTTCATAGCGACACAGGCCTTTAACTTGGCACCGCCACAAAAAGTTGATTCACCTAAACCCTCTACAGCTAATGATGCGCCCAACCAAGATTTTATAGAAACTCAGGCATTTAACTTAGGACTCCCACAAGAAAACATTGCTTTACCAGAAAATAATGAGACTTCCAACCAAGATTTGATAGCCACTCAAGCATTTCCCGCCAAGATCAATAGTTCTCGTTGCCAGGACTTTGTAGCCACGCAACCTTTTCATGTGGTCAACCAGCACGCCGTGAGTTTACAAGACAAAGAGAACATTCCACTTAAAGACAGTGCCAAACTTGCACCAG GGACTGTGTTAACGTCGCCTGTAAATCCAAATGAAGAGTCGATACCATTTTTTGAGCCGTGTGTGATCAAGGATAAGAATCACTATCAGAAG ATCTGTCAGATTGAAGGCGTTTTTAGTAACGTGAGTAACAAAAGTCGGGGGCGCACTGATGGAACTGGTTTTGGCCGTCTCAAACGAACGGCCAAATCGGAATCTCCTCCAGGAACCC CAAGCCGTAAGGGCAGACGAATATCGGAGGGTTCTGAGAAACCGGGAAGTAACTTCAAAGAACGGCTAAACAATCTAGTGGATAAAAAATCGGAAG CCCCTAACAAGTCGGTTATCGGGGAACATGGCATCGATTCCATTCCAGAAGAGATAACAAAGGAAGACAAATCAGACTCAGAAGAGGAAGCCGATTCTTTCAAAAATGTTGTTAATCAATTGCAGTCCCGTAGAAGCCGAATCCAAAGCCGCCTTGGTACTCCAGGAAGCTCTTTAGAAAGGAATGAAGTCAACGCCGACATGGTGGATAAATCTAAGGAAGAGCCACCTACAAAAAATATACGTGCTAGAAAGGCCAAGAAGGCGGATACTAAAGAGCCAGACTCATCCAAGGATATTCCCAAGCCTACGGCAAGAACCAGGCGGCAAACCAGCGATGAAGATGATCGAATGCCTGGTCTGGGAAAAGGAAGAAAGGCCAAGAACACTGCGTCGAGTAAGGCAGACACATCTAAGAATATTGAAAGGGCCAAAGGCTCGAAGAGAGTCACACGACAAAATAGCGCTGATGATGCCGAGTTGCCTGAGGAAGACAGTTCTGTCCAGACAGAAAGAGGAAAAAAGGCTAAGGTCAAGTCAAGTAAAGAGGAAACGTCAAAAGATATTCCCAAGGCAAAACCCAGAACAAGGCGGCAAACTGCCGACGAAGACGCTATGACACCAAAGGCAGAAAAAGAAAGACAGGTTCAGGGGGAAGAACCCAAGGATATGCCCAAGCCAGCGGCCAGAACCAGGCGAAAAGCTAGCGCTGAAGAGACTGAGAGCGTAACAGAAGCTGTCAAACCGAAAAGAGGTGGAAAGGCCAAGAAAACCGAGACTACCACAGCTGAGCCTATGATTAGAACCAGGCGCATGACAGTTTCCGAAGGTTGCAGCACCCAGACTAAAGTAAAAGCAGCGGGTGCATTAATTAAACGTGCGGTTGTCCGCATATCCAGAGTAAGCATAGAACAACTCGAGTCTTCCACAAGCGCTGGAAATAATGCCAAGGTAACTGGGTCTGCCAAGTCGTGTTCTGCAACGTCCTCAAATGAAGAGCCATCATCTAGCTCAGCTGCTGCCAAGGGGCCAAATGTATCTACAGCAACTACACGCGCAACCAGGACAACTCGTGCTGCCACGTCGGGTTCGGCAACTCCTACTGCCGATCAGTTATCAACCACTGGCAGGAGACCTAAGCGTTTAGCATCTGGCGAGGAGCCCACGTCCAGCTCGGACGTCCCTACCAAGAAGCCTAAAATGTCTGCCGACGAAGTCCTGAAGAACAGATCAGGCGCTA CTACAACGCGATTCAGTCAGCCGGATGCCGATCCCCTTAAAG CATTAAACTTATACGTGAGGAAGGCCAAGACTACTACGGGCAAAATTAAGGTAGCGTTTACCATGTGCAATCGTCCAGCTTTGGAATCTGTCCTCAAGTCACTAAAGC ACGTGGTGGAGATCACCGAAGATCCCTTGCAGTGCGACCTGCTTGTGATGGACAAGGGCGAGCGCACCTACAAGTTCCTAACAGTCATTGCTTCCAACAAACCAGTTCTCTCCACCAATTGGCTGCACTCCGTGAAGAAGACCAGGAGCATCGACATAAAGGCAGACCATCTATTCAGCGACCCGACGTTTGAGGAGACCTACAAGTTCAAACCCTCCTCCGTACTGGAACACCCTCGCTTGCTGTATGGCATGCACTTTATGCTCGGACAAGACATAGTGCCAAAGGCCACCGAAATGAAAG TCATCATTCACAGCGCCGGCGGCAAGGTGCACGCCCAACCGCCTTCGCTGGCCATCAGCGTGGATCTGTACGTGGTCACCACCAACAAGGATACGAAATCTAAGCGACGTCTCAACAACTATGAAAGGGTGCACTTCATCAAAACCGAGGCTGTTATGCAGGCGCTGGTTCAACACAACATTGAAATGCTACAGGAGCACACGCTCAAACTTTAA
- the LOC117139445 gene encoding uncharacterized protein LOC117139445 isoform X1, which produces MADVSLFFGGLPAILLKPDTIYRIGRQKGLEISIADESMELAHATACILRRGVVRLAALVGKIFVNDQEETVVDIGMEDALAGKVKLRLGNVEARLEFGEDHDEVHDSSGFGECLKNGLNNTTLDSMDVPETQPPSANTSVNTTSDSLFIPETQAVVCERPSTGERVSLGEDFMIPETQDMLADLPPEPPVFKPPLIPVVDNPDPTMNSDGESSQGSIIRMCTQDYNEDAIDDFDTSQVLCDVLLPLPPPPAPIKGLENQDTKRDQLDTTDMEMSALNWSASNSKCCALSSTKADDILPRGDACITPDLTAPSVDRNICTPDLFDLIMVRDGRRDGSSSPDPFVRPADNTNTATPQFGGVKTLVVATIETPTATPDTNSPSSQEKYQDMIDTQRFPRHKLLESDEEDNEQNNQDFVATQAFNLGRPQAPEGNEANQDFIATQAFNLAPPQKVDSPKPSTANDAPNQDFIETQAFNLGLPQENIALPENNETSNQDLIATQAFPAKINSSRCQDFVATQPFHVVNQHAVSLQDKENIPLKDSAKLAPDLKFLEEEIPCSEIDAVLNEMISGTVLTSPVNPNEESIPFFEPCVIKDKNHYQKICQIEGVFSNVSNKSRGRTDGTGFGRLKRTAKSESPPGTPSRKGRRISEGSEKPGSNFKERLNNLVDKKSEAPNKSVIGEHGIDSIPEEITKEDKSDSEEEADSFKNVVNQLQSRRSRIQSRLGTPGSSLERNEVNADMVDKSKEEPPTKNIRARKAKKADTKEPDSSKDIPKPTARTRRQTSDEDDRMPGLGKGRKAKNTASSKADTSKNIERAKGSKRVTRQNSADDAELPEEDSSVQTERGKKAKVKSSKEETSKDIPKAKPRTRRQTADEDAMTPKAEKERQVQGEEPKDMPKPAARTRRKASAEETESVTEAVKPKRGGKAKKTETTTAEPMIRTRRMTVSEGCSTQTKVKAAGALIKRAVVRISRVSIEQLESSTSAGNNAKVTGSAKSCSATSSNEEPSSSSAAAKGPNVSTATTRATRTTRAATSGSATPTADQLSTTGRRPKRLASGEEPTSSSDVPTKKPKMSADEVLKNRSGATTTRFSQPDADPLKALNLYVRKAKTTTGKIKVAFTMCNRPALESVLKSLKHVVEITEDPLQCDLLVMDKGERTYKFLTVIASNKPVLSTNWLHSVKKTRSIDIKADHLFSDPTFEETYKFKPSSVLEHPRLLYGMHFMLGQDIVPKATEMKVIIHSAGGKVHAQPPSLAISVDLYVVTTNKDTKSKRRLNNYERVHFIKTEAVMQALVQHNIEMLQEHTLKL; this is translated from the exons ATGGCAGATGTAAGCCTGTTTTTTGGCGGTTTGCCGGCCATTCTCCTGAAACCGGATACAATTTACCGCATTGGGAGACAGAAAGGCCTGGAAATAAGCATCGCAGATGAG TCAATGGAGCTGGCCCACGCCACCGCCTGCATACTGCGCCGAGGTGTGGTGCGCCTGGCCGCCCTGGTGGGCAAGATCTTTGTGAACGACCAGGAGGAGACCGTGGTGGACATCGGCATGGAGGACGCCTTGGCCGGCAAGGTGAAACTCCGCCTTGGCAATGTGGAGGCCAGGCTGGAGTTTGGAGAAGATCACGATGAG GTCCACGACAGCAGCGGATTCGGGGAATGCCTGAAGAACGGATTAAACAACACGACATTGGACAGCATGGATGTTCCGGAAACACAGCCTCCATCCGCCAACACGTCAGTCAACACAACGTCAGATAGCTTATTCATACCCGAGACCCAGGCGGTGGTCTGCGAAAGGCCTTCGACCGGCGAAAGAGTGTCGCTGGGCGAAGACTTCATGATACCCGAAACGCAGGACATGCTTGCGGATCTTCCACCTGAACCACCAGTGTTTAAACCCCCGCTTATTCCTGTAGTTGATAACCCAGATCCGACGATGAACAGCGATGGGGAATCATCTCAGGGCAGCATTATACGCATGTGCACCCAGGATTATAATGAGGATGCCATCGATGACTTCGATACCTCTCAGGTCCTCTGCGATGTTCTGCTGCCTCTTCCGCCGCCACCAGCACCCATTAAAGGTCTTGAAAATCAGGATACTAAGCGGG ATCAACTGGACACCACCGACATGGAAATGAGTGCCTTGAACTGGTCGGCTAGCAATTCCAAATGCTGTGCCCTGAGTAGCACCAAAGCGGATGATATACTGCCGCGTGGCGATGCCTGCATTACACCCGATTTGACCGCTCCCTCCGTAGATAGAAATATCTGCACACCCGATCTATTTGACCTGATCATGGTAAGGGATGGGAGGCGCGATGGCTCCAGCAGTCCAGATCCGTTCGTTCGTCCTGCGGACAATACAAATACCGCCACACCGCAGTTTGGCGGAGTTAAAACGCTGGTTGTGGCGACAATAGAGACCCCCACTGCCACTCCTGATACGAATAGCCCATCTAGTCAGGAAAAGTATCAAGATATGATAGACACTCAACGATTTCCACGACATAAATTGTTGGAAAGTGACGAGGAAGACAATGAGCAAAACAACCAAGACTTCGTGGCTACTCAGGCGTTTAACTTAGGACGTCCGCAGGCACCAGAAGGTAACGAAGCCAATCAAGATTTCATAGCGACACAGGCCTTTAACTTGGCACCGCCACAAAAAGTTGATTCACCTAAACCCTCTACAGCTAATGATGCGCCCAACCAAGATTTTATAGAAACTCAGGCATTTAACTTAGGACTCCCACAAGAAAACATTGCTTTACCAGAAAATAATGAGACTTCCAACCAAGATTTGATAGCCACTCAAGCATTTCCCGCCAAGATCAATAGTTCTCGTTGCCAGGACTTTGTAGCCACGCAACCTTTTCATGTGGTCAACCAGCACGCCGTGAGTTTACAAGACAAAGAGAACATTCCACTTAAAGACAGTGCCAAACTTGCACCAG ATTTGAAATTCCTTGAAGAAGAAATTCCTTGCAGTGAGATAGATGCTGTGCTCAATGAAATGATTTCAGGGACTGTGTTAACGTCGCCTGTAAATCCAAATGAAGAGTCGATACCATTTTTTGAGCCGTGTGTGATCAAGGATAAGAATCACTATCAGAAG ATCTGTCAGATTGAAGGCGTTTTTAGTAACGTGAGTAACAAAAGTCGGGGGCGCACTGATGGAACTGGTTTTGGCCGTCTCAAACGAACGGCCAAATCGGAATCTCCTCCAGGAACCC CAAGCCGTAAGGGCAGACGAATATCGGAGGGTTCTGAGAAACCGGGAAGTAACTTCAAAGAACGGCTAAACAATCTAGTGGATAAAAAATCGGAAG CCCCTAACAAGTCGGTTATCGGGGAACATGGCATCGATTCCATTCCAGAAGAGATAACAAAGGAAGACAAATCAGACTCAGAAGAGGAAGCCGATTCTTTCAAAAATGTTGTTAATCAATTGCAGTCCCGTAGAAGCCGAATCCAAAGCCGCCTTGGTACTCCAGGAAGCTCTTTAGAAAGGAATGAAGTCAACGCCGACATGGTGGATAAATCTAAGGAAGAGCCACCTACAAAAAATATACGTGCTAGAAAGGCCAAGAAGGCGGATACTAAAGAGCCAGACTCATCCAAGGATATTCCCAAGCCTACGGCAAGAACCAGGCGGCAAACCAGCGATGAAGATGATCGAATGCCTGGTCTGGGAAAAGGAAGAAAGGCCAAGAACACTGCGTCGAGTAAGGCAGACACATCTAAGAATATTGAAAGGGCCAAAGGCTCGAAGAGAGTCACACGACAAAATAGCGCTGATGATGCCGAGTTGCCTGAGGAAGACAGTTCTGTCCAGACAGAAAGAGGAAAAAAGGCTAAGGTCAAGTCAAGTAAAGAGGAAACGTCAAAAGATATTCCCAAGGCAAAACCCAGAACAAGGCGGCAAACTGCCGACGAAGACGCTATGACACCAAAGGCAGAAAAAGAAAGACAGGTTCAGGGGGAAGAACCCAAGGATATGCCCAAGCCAGCGGCCAGAACCAGGCGAAAAGCTAGCGCTGAAGAGACTGAGAGCGTAACAGAAGCTGTCAAACCGAAAAGAGGTGGAAAGGCCAAGAAAACCGAGACTACCACAGCTGAGCCTATGATTAGAACCAGGCGCATGACAGTTTCCGAAGGTTGCAGCACCCAGACTAAAGTAAAAGCAGCGGGTGCATTAATTAAACGTGCGGTTGTCCGCATATCCAGAGTAAGCATAGAACAACTCGAGTCTTCCACAAGCGCTGGAAATAATGCCAAGGTAACTGGGTCTGCCAAGTCGTGTTCTGCAACGTCCTCAAATGAAGAGCCATCATCTAGCTCAGCTGCTGCCAAGGGGCCAAATGTATCTACAGCAACTACACGCGCAACCAGGACAACTCGTGCTGCCACGTCGGGTTCGGCAACTCCTACTGCCGATCAGTTATCAACCACTGGCAGGAGACCTAAGCGTTTAGCATCTGGCGAGGAGCCCACGTCCAGCTCGGACGTCCCTACCAAGAAGCCTAAAATGTCTGCCGACGAAGTCCTGAAGAACAGATCAGGCGCTA CTACAACGCGATTCAGTCAGCCGGATGCCGATCCCCTTAAAG CATTAAACTTATACGTGAGGAAGGCCAAGACTACTACGGGCAAAATTAAGGTAGCGTTTACCATGTGCAATCGTCCAGCTTTGGAATCTGTCCTCAAGTCACTAAAGC ACGTGGTGGAGATCACCGAAGATCCCTTGCAGTGCGACCTGCTTGTGATGGACAAGGGCGAGCGCACCTACAAGTTCCTAACAGTCATTGCTTCCAACAAACCAGTTCTCTCCACCAATTGGCTGCACTCCGTGAAGAAGACCAGGAGCATCGACATAAAGGCAGACCATCTATTCAGCGACCCGACGTTTGAGGAGACCTACAAGTTCAAACCCTCCTCCGTACTGGAACACCCTCGCTTGCTGTATGGCATGCACTTTATGCTCGGACAAGACATAGTGCCAAAGGCCACCGAAATGAAAG TCATCATTCACAGCGCCGGCGGCAAGGTGCACGCCCAACCGCCTTCGCTGGCCATCAGCGTGGATCTGTACGTGGTCACCACCAACAAGGATACGAAATCTAAGCGACGTCTCAACAACTATGAAAGGGTGCACTTCATCAAAACCGAGGCTGTTATGCAGGCGCTGGTTCAACACAACATTGAAATGCTACAGGAGCACACGCTCAAACTTTAA